Proteins encoded by one window of Methanobacterium sp. CWC-01:
- a CDS encoding 50S ribosomal protein L18e, whose translation MNKTNPQITQIIQILKEKSYQEEAPLWKEVARRLEKPTRQSAEVNISRINRHSSLEETVLVPGKVLGSGSLDHKVRVAALDFSQSAAQKIIGAGGECLDIKQLLEENPQGNGVRIIE comes from the coding sequence ATGAACAAAACTAACCCTCAGATCACGCAAATCATACAGATCCTCAAGGAAAAATCATACCAGGAAGAGGCCCCCCTGTGGAAGGAAGTGGCCCGACGCCTGGAGAAGCCCACCCGCCAGAGTGCGGAAGTCAACATCAGCCGGATAAACCGGCACAGCTCCCTGGAGGAGACGGTGCTGGTACCTGGTAAGGTGCTGGGAAGCGGCTCCCTGGACCACAAGGTCCGGGTGGCGGCCCTGGACTTCTCCCAATCGGCAGCCCAAAAAATAATTGGAGCCGGAGGCGAATGCCTGGACATCAAACAACTCTTGGAAGAAAACCCCCAGGGAAATGGGGTAAGGATAATTGAATAA
- a CDS encoding 30S ribosomal protein S4, with protein sequence MGHPRKSRKNYDTPSHPWNADRIRDENRLVTRYGLRNKKEIWKAETKIRRYRRDARVLLGTESEQSHKEREQLLGSLIRSGIMGESSKLEDVLDLTVEDVLRRRLQTMVHKQGLAHTVKQARLMVVHGHIALQGRKINSPGYLVKRGEEELIGFYPGSPMEQQIKKPAKEETGAKE encoded by the coding sequence ATGGGACATCCAAGAAAATCAAGGAAAAACTACGACACACCCTCCCACCCCTGGAATGCGGACCGGATAAGAGATGAAAACCGACTGGTAACCAGATACGGACTTAGAAACAAGAAAGAAATCTGGAAGGCCGAAACCAAAATCCGCCGTTACCGGCGTGACGCCCGGGTACTCCTGGGTACCGAAAGCGAACAGAGCCATAAGGAGCGGGAACAGCTCCTGGGCAGCCTGATACGATCCGGAATTATGGGAGAATCCTCTAAACTGGAAGACGTGCTGGACCTGACGGTGGAGGATGTACTGCGCCGCAGATTACAGACCATGGTCCACAAACAGGGACTGGCCCACACCGTGAAACAGGCCCGTCTCATGGTGGTCCACGGACACATAGCCCTGCAGGGAAGGAAAATAAACTCCCCGGGCTACCTGGTGAAGCGTGGTGAAGAGGAGCTCATCGGATTTTACCCTGGCTCCCCCATGGAACAGCAGATAAAAAAACCCGCCAAAGAGGAAACGGGTGCAAAGGAATAA
- a CDS encoding RNA-guided pseudouridylation complex pseudouridine synthase subunit Cbf5 — protein sequence MTELLHKASAETNPSYGCIPAERPMEEHLHKSVINLDKPMGPTSHQVDSWVKNILHVEKTGHGGTLDPRVTGVLPVGVDDATRVIQLLLAAPKEYVCLMRIHQPLSEARVRKALEEFTGKIFQTPPLRSAVKRELRVRNIYYVHILEIEKQEVLFRIGCEAGTYIRKYCHDVGEALGVGAHMAELRRTQVGPFQEDDTLHTLQDVTDAYVAWQEGDETLLRECLLPMEAAAGHLPLMVVRDSAVDALCHGADLAAGGILSLSSDLKQGDLVRVETLKGELVAAGHTLHSSGEIYRDSQGIMVDIKKVFMEPGTYPPMWK from the coding sequence ATGACTGAGCTTCTCCATAAGGCCTCCGCCGAAACCAACCCCAGCTACGGGTGCATCCCGGCAGAGCGGCCTATGGAGGAACACCTGCACAAGTCGGTTATCAACCTGGACAAGCCCATGGGGCCCACCAGTCACCAGGTGGACAGCTGGGTCAAGAACATACTCCACGTGGAGAAAACTGGACACGGCGGCACCCTGGACCCCCGGGTTACCGGAGTACTTCCGGTGGGGGTGGATGATGCCACCCGGGTCATCCAGCTACTCTTAGCAGCGCCCAAGGAGTACGTGTGTCTCATGCGCATCCACCAGCCACTTTCCGAGGCCCGGGTGCGTAAAGCCTTAGAGGAGTTCACCGGGAAAATATTCCAGACCCCACCCCTCCGCTCGGCAGTCAAAAGAGAACTGCGGGTACGTAACATTTACTACGTGCACATCCTGGAAATAGAAAAACAGGAGGTTCTCTTCCGCATCGGCTGTGAAGCCGGTACCTACATACGTAAGTACTGTCACGATGTGGGGGAGGCCCTGGGCGTGGGAGCCCACATGGCGGAACTGCGCCGCACCCAGGTGGGACCCTTCCAGGAGGATGACACCCTGCACACCCTGCAGGATGTGACCGATGCCTACGTGGCCTGGCAGGAGGGAGATGAAACACTTCTCCGGGAGTGCCTTCTGCCCATGGAGGCCGCCGCCGGGCACCTGCCACTCATGGTGGTCCGTGATTCGGCGGTGGATGCCCTGTGCCACGGTGCAGACCTGGCCGCCGGGGGTATCCTGTCCCTTTCATCGGATCTGAAGCAGGGGGACCTGGTGCGGGTGGAGACTTTGAAGGGAGAACTGGTGGCAGCGGGTCATACTTTACATTCCTCAGGGGAGATATACCGCGACTCCCAGGGAATCATGGTAGATATAAAAAAGGTTTTTATGGAACCTGGAACATACCCACCTATGTGGAAGTGA
- a CDS encoding 30S ribosomal protein S9: MKKVIHTSGKRKTAIARGKVREGKGRVRVNKRPVEFYDPELARLKIKEPLTLAGDLVDQVDIDVHVVGGGVMGQAEAARMVIAKGLVQWTGDMDLKEKFSQYDRTMLVGDPRRTESKKYGGRGARARKQKSYR, translated from the coding sequence ATGAAGAAGGTAATCCATACCAGTGGAAAAAGGAAAACAGCCATTGCCCGGGGCAAAGTCCGGGAAGGAAAAGGCCGGGTGCGTGTCAACAAGCGCCCCGTGGAGTTCTACGACCCCGAACTGGCCCGACTCAAGATCAAAGAACCCCTCACCCTAGCCGGTGACCTGGTGGACCAGGTGGACATCGACGTCCATGTGGTGGGTGGCGGAGTAATGGGACAGGCCGAAGCAGCCCGCATGGTAATTGCCAAGGGCCTGGTGCAGTGGACCGGGGACATGGACCTCAAGGAGAAGTTCAGCCAGTACGACCGGACCATGCTGGTGGGAGATCCCCGCCGGACTGAATCCAAAAAGTACGGTGGAAGGGGTGCCCGGGCACGTAAACAGAAGAGTTACCGATAG
- a CDS encoding 50S ribosomal protein L13 → MIIDGEGLILGRLASIVSKKLLDGEEITILNAEKIIISGTKDWAYAKYKQRIDRASISNPRRMGPKYPRRPDDIFRRTVRGMLPYKQPKGRDAYKSLKVYLGVPQEFEGQELVPVEEAVPRNITKSVELGKLSQLLGAKF, encoded by the coding sequence ATGATTATCGATGGAGAAGGACTGATACTGGGCCGACTGGCCAGTATCGTCAGCAAGAAACTCCTGGATGGAGAGGAAATAACCATCCTCAACGCGGAGAAGATCATCATCTCCGGTACCAAGGACTGGGCCTACGCCAAGTACAAACAACGAATAGACCGGGCCAGCATCTCCAACCCCCGCCGTATGGGGCCTAAATACCCCCGCCGACCAGATGACATATTCCGTCGGACGGTCCGGGGCATGTTACCCTACAAACAGCCTAAGGGCCGGGATGCCTACAAGTCTCTAAAGGTCTACCTGGGCGTTCCCCAGGAGTTCGAGGGACAGGAACTGGTGCCGGTGGAAGAAGCAGTACCCCGCAACATCACCAAATCGGTGGAACTGGGAAAACTATCCCAACTACTGGGAGCCAAATTTTAA
- a CDS encoding 50S ribosomal protein L30: MLAAVRVRGRTGIKGGISDTLDMLRLTRINHAVLVPETPSYSGMLRKAKDYITWGKIDQETLEELLEKRAMLPGREKVTLEYLKGTEYKSFQKLAQALLDEKTQLEEVGIKPVFRLHPPRKGYKDTKKAFNEGGTLGYRGEEINLLLKRMA, encoded by the coding sequence ATGCTGGCAGCAGTACGAGTAAGGGGCCGGACCGGAATCAAGGGGGGCATCAGTGACACCCTGGACATGCTCCGCCTGACCCGTATCAATCACGCCGTCCTGGTACCGGAAACACCCAGCTACAGTGGAATGCTCCGGAAAGCTAAGGATTACATCACCTGGGGAAAGATCGACCAGGAAACCCTGGAAGAACTCCTGGAGAAAAGGGCCATGTTACCCGGCCGGGAGAAGGTCACCCTGGAATATCTGAAAGGAACCGAGTACAAATCCTTCCAGAAACTGGCCCAGGCCCTCCTGGATGAAAAAACCCAGCTGGAAGAGGTGGGTATAAAACCAGTCTTCCGACTACACCCACCCCGCAAGGGATATAAGGACACTAAAAAGGCCTTTAATGAGGGTGGAACCCTGGGATACCGGGGAGAAGAAATAAACCTCTTACTGAAACGGATGGCATAG
- a CDS encoding 50S ribosomal protein L14e: protein MPAIEVGRVCIKTAGREAGQKCVIVEIIDEKFVEVVGGSIKNRRCNIKHLEPTTQSLELKSDDAEEIAKQLEAEA from the coding sequence ATGCCAGCAATAGAAGTAGGAAGAGTATGCATCAAAACCGCCGGTAGAGAAGCCGGCCAGAAATGTGTGATAGTGGAGATCATCGATGAAAAATTCGTGGAAGTAGTGGGAGGTTCCATCAAGAACCGCCGGTGCAACATCAAGCACCTGGAGCCCACCACCCAGTCCCTGGAACTCAAATCTGATGATGCCGAAGAGATAGCCAAGCAACTGGAAGCCGAGGCTTAA
- a CDS encoding DNA-directed RNA polymerase subunit D has translation MQIEIKNQDDQELVFTIEGIDVSLVNALRRIATVEVPTLAIETVLFVRNDARIFDEALAHRLGMVPLITDLDVVLSRDECDCEDYCSRCSVSLTLKGKGPKILYSGDLKSSDPKIKPVLDTIPLVKLQEGEELELEAIAQLGIGSEHAKWQPTTSCAYKHYPQITIDVEKCEACGLCADQCPRSVYLLDEKENQIKVVDLENCSMCNTCSKDCPNQAITVEGVRDKFIFRIESDGSIPPKQILTTACDLLSQKADMILDFL, from the coding sequence ATGCAGATAGAAATCAAAAACCAGGACGACCAGGAACTGGTGTTCACGATTGAAGGGATAGATGTGTCCCTGGTCAATGCCCTCAGGAGGATCGCTACGGTGGAGGTACCCACCCTGGCCATCGAAACCGTGCTGTTTGTCAGAAATGATGCACGCATATTCGATGAAGCCCTGGCCCATCGGCTGGGAATGGTACCCCTCATCACCGACCTGGATGTAGTGCTATCCCGGGATGAATGCGACTGTGAAGACTACTGTTCCCGTTGCAGTGTATCCCTGACCCTGAAGGGTAAAGGACCTAAAATATTGTACTCAGGGGACCTGAAATCCTCTGATCCCAAGATCAAACCAGTCTTAGATACCATACCCCTGGTGAAACTCCAGGAAGGAGAAGAGTTGGAACTGGAAGCCATAGCCCAACTGGGAATTGGATCCGAACACGCCAAATGGCAACCCACCACCAGCTGCGCCTACAAGCACTACCCCCAGATCACCATTGATGTGGAAAAGTGTGAGGCCTGTGGACTGTGCGCCGACCAGTGCCCCCGCTCCGTGTACCTCTTAGATGAGAAGGAAAACCAGATAAAGGTGGTGGACCTGGAAAACTGTTCCATGTGCAACACCTGCTCCAAAGACTGTCCTAACCAGGCCATAACCGTGGAGGGAGTCCGGGATAAATTCATATTCCGTATCGAAAGTGACGGATCCATCCCACCCAAACAGATCCTCACCACCGCCTGTGATTTACTATCCCAAAAGGCAGACATGATCCTAGACTTTTTATAA
- a CDS encoding DUF106 domain-containing protein produces MVLEFITDPIFGALNAALMPVINVLGPILTIFLIAAVVAFFITLANKLLVDQDRLEAMQKEMKSYQAEMVAAQKSGDQAAMEKMQKKQKEFMKLQQEMMGNSFKPMLVTMVPILLVFWWMATVPAITNFYMEIPTITYYTLLVPLFHMFYKPSAFVPAGVMAIEWLGWYILCSFAFSLVWRKYMGLKGGM; encoded by the coding sequence ATGGTATTGGAATTCATAACCGACCCCATCTTCGGGGCCCTCAACGCGGCTTTAATGCCGGTGATAAATGTATTGGGACCCATTTTAACCATATTTCTAATAGCCGCGGTGGTGGCCTTCTTCATCACCCTGGCCAACAAGCTACTGGTGGACCAGGACCGTCTGGAAGCTATGCAGAAGGAGATGAAGAGCTACCAGGCCGAGATGGTGGCCGCCCAGAAATCAGGTGACCAGGCCGCCATGGAGAAGATGCAGAAAAAACAGAAAGAATTCATGAAACTGCAGCAGGAAATGATGGGTAACAGTTTCAAGCCCATGCTGGTGACCATGGTCCCCATCCTCCTGGTATTCTGGTGGATGGCCACGGTACCAGCCATAACCAACTTCTACATGGAAATCCCCACCATAACCTACTACACCCTGCTGGTGCCCCTCTTCCACATGTTCTACAAACCCTCCGCCTTCGTACCCGCCGGGGTGATGGCCATTGAATGGCTGGGATGGTACATCCTCTGTTCCTTTGCCTTTTCACTGGTCTGGAGGAAGTACATGGGACTTAAAGGGGGAATGTAG
- a CDS encoding 50S ribosomal protein L34e, which produces MPQLRHRSRSYKRTFKKTPGGKTVLHYKKKKPSKHVCAECGELLHGVPRGRPYQIRKLAKSKRRPNRPYGGNLCTECTRKVFKEAARSQEK; this is translated from the coding sequence ATGCCACAGTTAAGACACAGGTCCAGATCATATAAGAGAACCTTTAAGAAAACCCCGGGAGGAAAAACTGTCCTCCACTACAAGAAGAAGAAGCCCTCCAAGCACGTTTGTGCCGAGTGCGGTGAACTGCTCCATGGAGTGCCACGGGGAAGACCATACCAGATCAGAAAATTAGCCAAATCCAAGAGAAGGCCCAACCGCCCCTACGGAGGAAACCTCTGCACGGAGTGCACCCGCAAGGTCTTCAAAGAAGCGGCCCGGTCCCAGGAGAAATGA
- the cmk gene encoding (d)CMP kinase, with amino-acid sequence MIITIGGLAGTGTSTVASILSQNMGIPYLSAGDIFRQMAAEKGMDVLDFSKFAEGNTDIDREIDQRQAQAARESEDLIVEGRLSAYFVEAPLKTWLTAPLDVRSVRISHREDKPVELVREEILTREKSEAKRYQEIHNLDIGDMEVYHLIINTERFDAPGVAQIIEKAVEVI; translated from the coding sequence ATGATAATCACCATCGGAGGATTGGCTGGAACTGGAACCAGCACCGTGGCCAGCATCCTGTCCCAGAACATGGGGATCCCCTACCTCTCCGCCGGAGACATATTCCGTCAGATGGCCGCCGAGAAGGGAATGGATGTACTGGATTTTAGCAAATTCGCCGAGGGCAACACTGATATTGACCGTGAAATAGACCAGCGCCAGGCCCAAGCGGCCCGGGAAAGTGAAGACCTCATTGTGGAGGGACGTTTATCCGCCTACTTCGTGGAAGCCCCCCTCAAAACATGGCTCACTGCCCCCCTGGATGTCCGCAGTGTGCGCATCAGCCACCGGGAGGACAAGCCAGTGGAACTGGTCCGAGAAGAAATATTAACCAGAGAAAAAAGCGAGGCCAAACGCTACCAGGAGATACATAACCTGGACATTGGGGATATGGAGGTTTACCACCTCATCATCAACACCGAAAGGTTCGATGCCCCGGGCGTGGCCCAGATCATAGAAAAAGCAGTAGAGGTGATATGA
- a CDS encoding DNA-directed RNA polymerase subunit K, whose protein sequence is MTSNKLTRFERARIIGARALQLSMGARPMVEVTGSLDPIDIAIRELKENVLPLEVRHTPD, encoded by the coding sequence ATGACCAGCAATAAACTCACCCGCTTTGAGAGGGCAAGGATTATTGGTGCCAGGGCTTTACAGCTTTCCATGGGAGCCAGGCCAATGGTAGAAGTGACTGGTTCACTGGACCCCATTGACATCGCCATCCGGGAGCTTAAAGAGAATGTGTTACCCCTGGAAGTCCGACATACCCCTGATTAA
- a CDS encoding uL15m family ribosomal protein, producing MIRKSRKINKLRGSRTNGGGCSKMRRGAGHRGGRGNAGLHKHMWSWVVKYDPQHFGKYGFKRPQKTVFKFQTVNLDFLDEKAQELVKNGQATEEGGKIVIDVTEMGYNKVLGRGKLSQSLVIKSPLFSESARRKIEEAGGEVVNLS from the coding sequence ATGATAAGAAAAAGTCGTAAAATAAACAAATTGCGAGGATCCCGAACCAACGGTGGGGGCTGCTCCAAGATGAGAAGGGGAGCCGGTCACCGTGGTGGAAGAGGAAACGCGGGACTGCATAAACACATGTGGTCCTGGGTGGTGAAATACGATCCCCAGCACTTTGGTAAGTACGGATTCAAAAGACCCCAGAAAACAGTGTTCAAATTCCAGACCGTGAACCTGGACTTTTTAGATGAAAAAGCCCAGGAACTCGTTAAAAATGGACAGGCCACTGAAGAAGGCGGTAAAATAGTAATCGATGTAACCGAGATGGGTTACAACAAGGTACTGGGCCGAGGGAAACTATCCCAGTCTTTGGTAATCAAATCTCCCCTGTTCTCCGAAAGCGCCCGGCGCAAAATCGAAGAAGCAGGCGGAGAAGTCGTAAACCTCTCTTAA
- a CDS encoding 30S ribosomal protein S13, with protein MEEDFKHMVRIARKDVDGNKTIVNAITGIKGVGKALSGALCSIMEYDPEQKIGYLSDEEVLQLEEVILNPQKLEKLPRWMLNRRNDYASGDDFHLIESDLVMCLRDDLNRMRKIRSYKGRRHEVGLPVRGQRTKSTFRKGSSVGVRRRRRG; from the coding sequence ATGGAAGAAGATTTCAAACATATGGTCCGGATCGCCCGTAAAGACGTAGACGGGAACAAAACCATAGTAAACGCAATAACAGGTATAAAGGGAGTTGGAAAAGCATTATCCGGTGCTTTATGCTCCATCATGGAATACGATCCCGAACAGAAAATCGGGTACCTGTCCGACGAAGAAGTTCTACAGCTGGAGGAAGTGATCCTCAACCCACAGAAACTGGAAAAACTACCCCGCTGGATGCTCAACCGCAGAAACGACTACGCATCTGGAGATGACTTTCACCTCATCGAATCTGACCTGGTGATGTGTCTCCGGGATGATCTGAACCGGATGAGGAAGATCAGAAGCTACAAAGGAAGAAGACACGAAGTGGGACTGCCAGTACGTGGCCAGCGCACCAAATCCACCTTCCGTAAAGGCTCCTCAGTGGGAGTTAGAAGGAGAAGAAGAGGATAG
- a CDS encoding adenylate kinase, giving the protein MKVVVVAGIPGSGSTTVLENALEDLDYVQVNYGDVMLEIAQGKGLVKHRDSMRKLDPDVQKQVQMEAAQEIRKRSRENNIIVDTHCTIKTPNGFLPGLPRWVLEDLQPDQFILIEADGDEILMRRVSDVTRSRDTERLEAINLHQEMNRATAMAYAVFTGATVKIIPNHNQRLDEAVEMMRETLSY; this is encoded by the coding sequence ATGAAAGTCGTGGTAGTAGCAGGAATACCTGGATCAGGAAGTACAACCGTATTGGAAAACGCCCTGGAAGACCTGGACTACGTCCAGGTGAACTACGGGGATGTCATGCTGGAAATAGCCCAGGGCAAAGGCCTGGTGAAGCACCGGGACAGTATGCGTAAATTAGACCCCGACGTGCAGAAACAGGTGCAGATGGAAGCTGCCCAGGAGATACGGAAACGTTCCCGGGAAAATAACATCATCGTGGACACCCACTGCACCATAAAAACTCCCAACGGATTCCTGCCCGGATTACCCCGCTGGGTCCTGGAGGACCTGCAGCCCGACCAGTTCATACTCATCGAGGCCGATGGTGACGAGATACTAATGCGCCGGGTTAGTGACGTAACCCGCAGCCGGGACACCGAACGCCTGGAGGCCATCAACCTGCACCAGGAGATGAACCGGGCCACGGCCATGGCCTACGCCGTATTCACCGGGGCCACCGTCAAGATCATACCCAATCACAACCAGCGCCTGGATGAGGCGGTGGAGATGATGCGGGAAACTTTAAGTTATTGA
- the secY gene encoding preprotein translocase subunit SecY, whose product MNMKEIFQPIFSLLPQVRSPTYRVPFKEKLKWTGVILILYFILGQIALFGLSATAVDQFAQLRAVLAGEFGSIITLGIGPIVSASIILQLLVGGGILKLDLSTHEDKAFFQGLQKTLAIVFTLFEAAVLVFTGTLAASSPSLTWLVILQIFIGGILIIFLDEVVSKWGFGSGVGLFIAAGVAQQIIVGSFNFLSAPGQPGVPSGAIPQFFYSLTTSQPDFSLLLPVLAVIVVFLIVVYAESMRVEIPLSYGGVKGARGKYPLKFIYASNMPVILASALLLNVQLFAALFQKLGFPILGEVSNGQAISGLAYYLTVPSGLGVLFTDPLKVLVYGVVFILLCVVFSWLWVELSGIGPKQVAKQLHGMGMQIPGFRSSRAQFERILKKYIPVITVMGGAFVGLLAFGADLTGALGGGTGVLLTVGIVYKLYEEIAQEQLMDMHPMLRNFLGGD is encoded by the coding sequence GTGAACATGAAGGAAATCTTCCAGCCCATCTTCTCCCTCCTGCCCCAGGTAAGGTCTCCCACCTACCGGGTGCCCTTCAAGGAGAAGCTTAAATGGACGGGTGTCATACTAATCCTCTACTTCATACTGGGACAGATAGCCCTTTTCGGGCTTAGCGCCACAGCAGTGGACCAGTTCGCCCAGTTAAGAGCAGTACTAGCCGGTGAATTCGGATCCATCATCACCCTGGGTATTGGACCCATAGTATCCGCCTCCATTATCCTGCAGCTACTGGTGGGTGGTGGAATACTGAAGCTGGATCTGTCCACCCACGAGGATAAGGCCTTCTTCCAGGGACTGCAGAAGACCCTGGCCATTGTGTTCACTTTATTCGAAGCCGCGGTACTGGTATTCACCGGCACCCTGGCTGCCTCCTCACCATCTCTGACCTGGCTGGTGATCCTCCAGATCTTCATCGGAGGAATACTCATCATCTTCCTGGACGAGGTGGTCTCCAAGTGGGGATTCGGAAGTGGGGTGGGACTGTTCATCGCCGCGGGAGTGGCCCAGCAGATCATAGTAGGATCCTTCAACTTCCTATCGGCACCCGGCCAACCGGGAGTGCCCTCCGGGGCCATACCCCAATTCTTCTACTCCCTGACCACCAGTCAACCGGATTTCTCCCTGTTACTGCCAGTTCTGGCTGTAATCGTGGTGTTCCTAATAGTGGTCTACGCCGAGAGTATGCGGGTGGAGATACCCCTTTCCTACGGGGGAGTCAAGGGAGCCCGGGGTAAATATCCTCTTAAATTCATATACGCCAGTAACATGCCGGTTATTCTAGCCAGTGCACTGTTATTAAACGTGCAATTATTCGCAGCCCTCTTTCAGAAGCTGGGCTTCCCCATCCTGGGAGAGGTGTCCAATGGCCAGGCCATCAGTGGTCTAGCCTACTACCTCACCGTCCCCAGTGGCCTGGGAGTGCTGTTCACCGACCCCCTGAAGGTGCTGGTGTACGGGGTGGTTTTCATATTGCTCTGTGTGGTATTCTCCTGGCTGTGGGTGGAACTATCTGGTATCGGCCCCAAACAGGTGGCCAAACAGTTACATGGTATGGGAATGCAGATACCCGGATTCCGTAGTAGCCGGGCCCAGTTCGAGCGCATACTCAAAAAGTACATCCCGGTGATCACGGTGATGGGAGGGGCCTTCGTCGGTTTACTGGCCTTCGGAGCAGACCTCACCGGAGCATTAGGTGGAGGTACCGGGGTACTCTTAACCGTGGGTATCGTTTATAAACTCTACGAGGAAATAGCCCAGGAACAGTTAATGGACATGCACCCCATGCTCCGAAACTTCTTAGGTGGTGATTAA
- a CDS encoding 30S ribosomal protein S11 produces the protein MAERKERKEKWGVANVYSSFNNTIITITDLTGAETITQWSGGKVVRADRQESSPFAAMEAASRAADDAKEKGFTGLHIKVRAPGGNGPRTPGPGAQATIRALARAGMRIGKIEDVTPVPHDGTGRPGGKRGRRV, from the coding sequence ATGGCTGAAAGAAAAGAGAGAAAAGAGAAATGGGGAGTAGCCAACGTGTACTCATCCTTCAACAACACCATCATCACCATAACCGACCTCACCGGAGCCGAAACCATAACCCAGTGGTCCGGTGGTAAGGTGGTACGTGCCGACCGACAGGAATCATCACCATTCGCTGCCATGGAAGCAGCCAGTCGCGCTGCCGATGACGCTAAAGAAAAAGGATTCACAGGCTTACACATAAAAGTCCGAGCCCCTGGTGGTAACGGACCACGTACCCCAGGACCCGGAGCCCAGGCAACCATCAGGGCCCTGGCACGGGCTGGAATGAGGATAGGAAAAATTGAGGACGTGACCCCAGTACCCCACGATGGAACGGGACGACCCGGTGGTAAGCGGGGTAGAAGGGTCTAA
- a CDS encoding DNA-directed RNA polymerase subunit N translates to MIPIRCLSCGKVVSAYFDEYQKRVQDGEDSKKVLDDLGLKRYCCRRMLISHVEVW, encoded by the coding sequence ATGATTCCTATAAGATGCTTGAGCTGTGGTAAGGTGGTCTCCGCCTACTTCGACGAGTACCAGAAACGGGTCCAGGATGGAGAGGATTCCAAAAAAGTCCTGGACGATCTGGGCCTTAAACGTTACTGTTGCCGTCGAATGCTCATATCTCATGTAGAAGTGTGGTAG